The nucleotide window TCCAAAGAAACAAAACTTTCTTTTCCGGTATTCAAAGTAAATGAGAGAATCCTGGTAAGGACCTCTAATCCGCTGTTCTGAATGTAAAATTCAGTCTCAACAGATTTTTCATATGACCCGGCACCCAGAGGAACAATTTTAATGTTTTCCATATGACAATCAGGAACAATACGGAGGGCAACGGTCCTGTATATCCCGCCATAACATAGATAATCAAGGACAGCTCCGAAGGGTGGAATATCTGATCTTTCGGTGGAATCGACCCGGACCAGGATTCTGCTCTTCCCGGAGGAATGAACGAGAGGAGTAATGTCAATTGAAAAGGGAGTATACCCTCCCTTGTGTTCCCCTGCCGGTTTCCCATCGATCCAGACAAAAGCGACCGTCATGACAGCTTGAAAATCCAGTATGACCCTCTCCCCTTCCTTGAAATCAGGGAGAAACATGTCTTTGATATAAGTACTGAGAAACTGAGAATCTCTTTCATCAAAACCATTGTAAGGCAGCTCCAGGTTTGAGTGAGGCAGACATACAGATTCCCATTGCGAATCTATCTCATAATGAGTATCCAACCAGGATTCCGAAAATTCAGGCCTGTAGAGCCAGTCCCTGTTTATACCGATTTCTCTTCTCATAGAATAGTCTCTCTTCTATCAGGAATTTTGCATCTTAAAAAAATATAAGATCAACCTTTCAGTTTTCCCAAAAACGGAATGATCATATACATATTATCATTCTACAACATTATCAATCCCAATATTAAAGTCATACCGGGAAGATCCCCGACATAAAAAAGCAGCGGCCTATAACAAACACTTCCCTCAGAACCGGGTGGTCGTGGATTATGAATTTTAAATATCTATTCTGACACTTTACAATTTTTTGTAACTATTGACGCCTGGGTATGGAAGCTCTAAAATATTAGAAATTTAGAAATTAGAGGTAAAATACTTATGGCCCTACTGCTGTCGGCAGCCGTTTTTTCTTTTCCCATCGGCATTCATCTTTTCAGACTCAATTTTCCTCTTTTGAGAAAAATCAATCCAATCGTTGCCTCTTATATTTTTGGCCTGCTTCTGGTCAACACCGGGATCATCGGGGATGAATCATTTCCTGTTTTGGATTTGATTGCCACCATCACCGTTGCCCTGTCCATACCGCTCATGCTATTTTCGGTCAATATCAGGACATGGTTCAAAGAGTCGGGCAAGACGGGAGCAGCCATGGGATTGGCCGCCCTTGCCATAGCTTTAACACTCTTTATAGGGTCCTTTATTTTCAAAGAAAAACTGCCCGATTTTCCCAGGATTTCAGGAATGCTGGTGGGGGTATATACAGGAGGGACACCCAATCTGGCGGCGATAAGAGCCGCCTTATCGGTTCCTGCCGACCTCTATCTGGCTGTCCATGCCTCTGATATTCTTCTGAGTGCCCTGTATCTGATGTTTATAATGACCATTGCCCGGAAGGTATTCTCTCCGTTTATGATACAGGAAGAACAGGAAGATATGAGGGATGCCGAACTGAAAGACTCAGGTCAGGAGTTCACTCCTCTACAAAGTTTATTCACAAAAGAAACGGTCCTGCCCCTGATGGCTGCCCTGGGTCTTGCGGTGGTGATCTTCGGCATCGGAGGCGCCTTCACTCTCTTTGTCAAATCAGAGAGTCAAACCCTGGTGGTCATCCTGGTGATCACTACCTTGAGCCTGGCCGCCTCTAATATCAGCAAGGTCAGAAACATCAAGAAAACCTTTGCCCTGGGTGAGTATTTCATTCTGGTCTTCAGTGCTTCCACCGGTGCCATGGGGAACTTTTCCAGAATCCTGAATACAACGCCTTCGGTCTTTCTTTTTGTGGCCTTTGCGGTGTTCGTCTCCATGATCATTCATGTGATCCTCTGCCGCCTCTTTAAGATTGATGTAGACACCATGCTGATTGCCAGTACCGCCGCCATATGCTCCCCACCCTTTGTGGCCGTCACAGCCATGTCCTTAAAGAGGCCTTCTCTGGTGGCTCCGGGCATCACCGCCGGACTGATGGGGTATGCCATGGGGAATTACCTGGGTGTCCTTATATTTAAACTCTTCAGTTTACTCTAGTCAATTCTTTGAAACTTTCGGCGGCCTTTTCGATGGTTTCCTGAATATCCTCCCTCTTATGGGCATAGGACAGAAACCAGTTATGATGAGGATGGAGATACACGCCCCGTTTCGCCATGGATGCCGAGAAGATCTGATTGTGATACAGATCCGGATCATCGGGGAATGTCATAAAAGGAATAGAATCGGGCCCTGTCAGATTGACCTTGAAACCTTCCATTTCTGCTGCGGATTTCAATCCGTCCTTCAGCATTTTTCCGACCTCATTCATATGAGACTGAACCTCCCACTTTTCCATTGCCTCCAGACAGTGCAGGGCGGCTACCATGGGAACCGAGGATGTCCAGAAAGTCCCCGTAATAAACAGACTGCCCGCCGCCTTTTTCAGCTCGGGAGTGCCCATCAGGGCGGCAATGGGATATCCGTTGGCCAGGGATTTTCCCATGGTCACCAGGTGGGGGTGGGCATTAAAGTAATTGTGAGAACCTTTGATGGAGAGCCTGAAATTAGCCCGGATGTCATCCATGATAAAAAGAGCTCCCTCCTTTTCACACAGGGATTCCACCAGGGGA belongs to Oceanispirochaeta sp. and includes:
- a CDS encoding sugar-binding domain-containing protein translates to MRREIGINRDWLYRPEFSESWLDTHYEIDSQWESVCLPHSNLELPYNGFDERDSQFLSTYIKDMFLPDFKEGERVILDFQAVMTVAFVWIDGKPAGEHKGGYTPFSIDITPLVHSSGKSRILVRVDSTERSDIPPFGAVLDYLCYGGIYRTVALRIVPDCHMENIKIVPLGAGSYEKSVETEFYIQNSGLEVLTRILSFTLNTGKESFVSL
- a CDS encoding DUF819 family protein; translation: MALLLSAAVFSFPIGIHLFRLNFPLLRKINPIVASYIFGLLLVNTGIIGDESFPVLDLIATITVALSIPLMLFSVNIRTWFKESGKTGAAMGLAALAIALTLFIGSFIFKEKLPDFPRISGMLVGVYTGGTPNLAAIRAALSVPADLYLAVHASDILLSALYLMFIMTIARKVFSPFMIQEEQEDMRDAELKDSGQEFTPLQSLFTKETVLPLMAALGLAVVIFGIGGAFTLFVKSESQTLVVILVITTLSLAASNISKVRNIKKTFALGEYFILVFSASTGAMGNFSRILNTTPSVFLFVAFAVFVSMIIHVILCRLFKIDVDTMLIASTAAICSPPFVAVTAMSLKRPSLVAPGITAGLMGYAMGNYLGVLIFKLFSLL